In the genome of Clostridium sp. 'White wine YQ', the window CTAAAGGGGTTGAGTGGAGAAGTATATTTTTGTATATAGCTATAATATACGGAATCGTATTGATTTGCTTTATTTTTGTTAAGATTCCAAGACCAAAGATAGCTCATGGTGAAGACAAGTTAACGTTTAAAGCTGTTATAACTAATAAACTCATTATTGCTTATATGTTAGCGCTAGGATTTTATGTATTCGCTGAACAAGGAACGGGAAATTGGTTTGTTAATTATTTAATAAAAGCAAAAGGGTTTACACAAGAGAATGCCGCATTTTATCTATCTCTATTTTTTGGAACACTAACAATAGGAAGATTACTAGGTGGTTTTGTAGTACATAAGTTTGGATATTTTAAAGTATTGATTACTTCCTTAAGTATTGGGGTTATACTGTATGTTTTAGGATTAGTAATTGGAGGGAAAGGAATATTAATCGTTTCTCTTGCTGGTATGTTCTTTGCAATAACTTTCCCAACCATTGTACTTACAGTTAGTAAAGTATTTACACAAAGGACTGCATACATCACTGGATTAATAGTTACAGCTTCTAATTTTATGGCAATGATATTTAACTGGATAACAGGATATGTAAATGATAAAATAAATCCAGATAATGCTATTTTCATTATACCTATATGTGGAGCCTTATCTGTAATAAGCATGTTGTATATAAACAAGAATACTAAAAGTATATTAAATTAAATCACCCCTAGGAGATGATCTTTATGGTAAGCAAGGCTAAAATAACTATTGAAGCTTTAAGAAAAGGTAGCAATGAATATTTAATTAAGGATTCTTTAGAACTAAATATAGGAAGGGTTATAATTCTTAACGCCGATAGTGAAAATAAGGTTTGTTACCTGAGATTTAAGTTTTATAAGAATGAAAAAAGAGATTTATTAAAGAATGCTTTAGATGAATTACTTAAAAAAATATTTGAAGTAGAGAGGTTTTATAAATTAAATATTTTAG includes:
- a CDS encoding MFS transporter; translated protein: MNKGKNNWTALIFMFILMILAAFVENTKGIFIPTFKEQFSVGDTQIGNMLIITSGAYMVLTFLGGALCQKFGQKNIFILGIILLIISLITLSKAQNFIILLFGMGLSSAGLALISIASNTILPIIVITAQTIIMNLMHFFYGFGSTLGQSLFGFLLSKGVEWRSIFLYIAIIYGIVLICFIFVKIPRPKIAHGEDKLTFKAVITNKLIIAYMLALGFYVFAEQGTGNWFVNYLIKAKGFTQENAAFYLSLFFGTLTIGRLLGGFVVHKFGYFKVLITSLSIGVILYVLGLVIGGKGILIVSLAGMFFAITFPTIVLTVSKVFTQRTAYITGLIVTASNFMAMIFNWITGYVNDKINPDNAIFIIPICGALSVISMLYINKNTKSILN